GGCTCCACCTCCACCTCCCGGCCGACGATGAAGCTCTCCGTGCAGCAGTAGTTCCCATAGCGAAGCTCGCAGCTCAGGCGGTCCTGACCTCCGGGGTTGGCGCAGGGTCCGTTCGGGCAAGACGGCAGATCGACCAGACCGTAGCTCCCGCGGTGCCCCCCACCCGCCGCGTGCTTCAGCACGTAGGGGTGGGAGCATCCCGCCTGGAATCCATCCTGGGGAAGGACGATGCCGATCGGCAGAACGGATCCTTCGCACACCCCTGTGTAGATCGAGTCCGCCGGTGTCGCCGCGGCGGGCGCGTGGAACGTCGGGGAGCCTGAGAGACTCAGAACGATCGTCAGAAACGCCGGGGCCATTCGTCTCATGGGATCCCTCCCTTCAGAGCCTCGGAGCAGGCGCGGCTCGCACCCTGCGTGTATCGACTTGGCACAGGTCTACCACAGATCCTGTCATCCGGATCGAGCCTCGTCCGCTCCGGTGGGGTGGAGGCACCCCCAGGCTGCTGTTTCCTTGACACCCCTCCAGGCCCTCATTAGCCTCAGTGGAGCCTCAAACATGTGGTTTCACCGAACCCACCCCCTATCCCGGTGCATCGTATGGTCGAGGAACGAGCGGTCAGGGACGAGTCGGACGAGGCACTGGTCCAGAGGGCGCAGCGGGACGACGAGCGCGCCTTCGGGGAGCTGGTGCACCGGTACGAGTCGAAGGTCTACAGCCTGGCCCTGAAGATGCTGCGCAACCCCGAGGACGCGGAAGACGTGCTTCAGGATACCTTCCTACGCGCCTATCGCGGCATCAAGTCGTTCCAGGGAAACTCGACCTTCTCCACCTGGATCTACCGGATCACGGCGAACTCCGCATTGATGCGACTCCGCAAGCGACAGCTCCCCACGGTCTCGATCGACGACGCCGACGAGCGCGAAGTTCCGATCAACATCGCGGACTGGGCTCCCGGGCCCGTGGAGCAGATGCTGAGCCAGGAGACGCAGACCGCGATGGCCGAGGCCATCGAATCCCTCCCCGTCGAGTTCCGCCAGGTGTTCGTCCTGCGCGATCTCGAGGAGCTTTCCAACGCCGAAGTGGCCGAGATTCTCGACCTCTCGGTCGCGGCCGTGAAATCCCGGCTGCACCGGGCGCGTCTCAAGATACGTAACCGGCTCGCGACGCACTTCGCGGAGCAGCCGAAACCGCGGCGCGCGATGGGAGCCCAACCATGATGACA
This window of the Candidatus Eisenbacteria bacterium genome carries:
- a CDS encoding sigma-70 family RNA polymerase sigma factor, which translates into the protein MVEERAVRDESDEALVQRAQRDDERAFGELVHRYESKVYSLALKMLRNPEDAEDVLQDTFLRAYRGIKSFQGNSTFSTWIYRITANSALMRLRKRQLPTVSIDDADEREVPINIADWAPGPVEQMLSQETQTAMAEAIESLPVEFRQVFVLRDLEELSNAEVAEILDLSVAAVKSRLHRARLKIRNRLATHFAEQPKPRRAMGAQP